The following proteins come from a genomic window of Deltaproteobacteria bacterium:
- a CDS encoding tungsten ABC transporter substrate-binding protein — protein sequence MKRRLGGPLVVLLLFAATCSFAQPAAPAQPEVIFATTTSVQDAGLLDVIVPMFEKDTGYRVKAIAVGTGQALAMAGRGEADVILAHAPDAEKKYVSEGSLINRRLLMHNTFLLAGPTAGPVKVKEVKKAVEALKKIAETKSTFIPRGDDSGTHKLEMKLWGIAGVKPEGEWYLQAGQGMGKTLAIAGEKQAYVITDRATYLAFQKIIGLSILLEGDPAFLNIYHVMEVNAEKFPKINAAGGQAFANFLLSAKVQEVLKTFGKEKFGEALFYSDVGNTEEALLSVKNAE from the coding sequence ATGAAACGTCGGCTTGGAGGTCCTCTTGTTGTCCTCTTGTTGTTTGCTGCAACCTGTTCTTTTGCTCAGCCTGCGGCTCCTGCTCAACCGGAAGTGATTTTTGCGACGACCACGAGCGTACAAGATGCTGGGCTGCTGGATGTGATCGTCCCGATGTTCGAGAAAGACACCGGTTATCGCGTGAAAGCGATTGCGGTTGGGACAGGGCAAGCGCTGGCTATGGCTGGACGTGGTGAAGCTGATGTCATCCTGGCGCATGCACCGGATGCTGAGAAGAAGTATGTTTCTGAAGGTTCGCTCATCAATCGCCGCTTGCTGATGCACAACACGTTTCTTCTTGCTGGCCCAACAGCCGGTCCAGTGAAAGTAAAAGAAGTGAAAAAAGCAGTTGAGGCACTCAAGAAGATTGCTGAAACGAAGTCGACGTTTATCCCTCGTGGTGATGATTCCGGTACCCATAAACTGGAAATGAAGCTGTGGGGGATTGCTGGCGTCAAACCCGAGGGCGAGTGGTACCTCCAAGCTGGGCAAGGGATGGGCAAGACGCTAGCTATTGCTGGTGAGAAACAAGCCTATGTCATTACTGACCGGGCGACCTATCTCGCCTTTCAGAAGATCATCGGGTTGAGCATTTTGCTCGAAGGTGACCCGGCGTTCCTGAACATCTATCACGTGATGGAAGTAAATGCGGAGAAGTTTCCCAAGATTAACGCGGCTGGCGGGCAAGCTTTCGCTAATTTCTTACTCTCGGCCAAAGTCCAAGAAGTGCTCAAAACCTTTGGTAAGGAGAAATTTGGTGAAGCACTATTCTATTCGGATGTTGGGAATACGGAAGAAGCGCTTCTCTCAGTGAAAAATGCAGAGTGA